TCGGCTTCGACCACCGGTTCTAACTCCGGTTGTGGCGGAGCGTGCGCAGCACGAAGATCACGGCGAGGACGGTTACCGATCCCGCACCCAGGGGGAGCCATGCGGTCACACGTGGGTGCGGGCCCGTGTCGCTGCACAGGCCCGTGGTCGCGTCGTACCACACCGTGCGCGAGGCGGTGTAACCTTCCGCATCCTCTGCCGTGGCGCGGACGGCGTAAGTGCCGCCAGCCCCCGCCGGGAAGGTGGTGGTGAACTGCCCCGAGAAGCGAGGTTCCCATAAGTACCAGACTGGGACCGTCGGGGTTCCGGCCTGTCGCTCGCGACGGCTCGCCGTCGCCACCGCCTATGGAAAAGCTCGTTTTCCGGGGAGTGAACCTTTTGGTGCCGTGCTGCGTCCTGGCTTCCGGGAGGGGAAACCCAACGCCGTCCGGGCGTGGGCGAAGGGTGGTTGCATGACGTGGCGGGTACGGGCATGGCTCGTTCGACGGGAGGCGCGGCGGGGAGCGCCGCCTGCGGTGGGGTGGCTGCCGGCCATAGAGTGGCGGCGCGCGACGGGGGGAGCGGCGACGGGCTCCGGGTGGTGACGCAGGGTCTCATCCGACGATACCCCCGCGGGGTGGTGGCCCTCGACAGCGTGGACCTGGAGATCGGGGAGGGGCTGTTCGGGCTGCTGGGCCCCAACGGGGCAGGGAAGACCACCCTGATGCGCATCCTGGCCACGCTGCTCCCGCCCACGGCGGGAAGGGCCAGGGTGGGCCCCTACGACGTGCGCAGGGACCAGCACGAGATCAGGCGGATCCTCGGGTACCTGCCCCAGGAGTTCGGCCTTTACCGCCGCCTGACGGTGGCGGAAGTGCTGGAGTACGTGGCCGGCCTCAAGGGCATTGCCCCGGCGTGCAGGCGGGCGGAGGTAGGCCGGGTGGTCGAGGTCACCCGCCTGGGCGACGTGCGCAGGCGTGCGGTGGGGGCCCTCTCGGGCGGGATGAAGCGACGGCTCGGTATCGCCCAGGCCCTGCTCGGCAACCCGCGCCTGCTCATTGTGGACGAGCCCACCGCGGGCCTCGATCCCGAGGAGCGCATCCGCTTCCGCAACCTCTTGAGCGAACTGGGCCGGGGACGGGTGGTCATCCTGTCCACCCACGTGGTGGCCGACGTCGAGTCCATCGCCCTGCGGGTGGGGGTCCTGAACCGGGGGCGTCTGGTGTTCCTTGGCGACCCGGACGGCCTGCGCCGGGTGGCCGGGGGCCTGGTCTGGGAGCTGTGGGTGCCCGACGAGCGCATCGACCGGATCAGCCGGCCGCCCCGGGGCCTGCACCCCATCAGCACGCGGATGATGCCGGGCGGGGCGGAGGTGCGCCTGTTGAGCCGCGAAAGTCCCTGGGGAGAGGGAAGGCCGGTGGAACCTACCCTGGAGGACGGGTACGTGGCCCTGGTATCGGGCTTCGCCGGCGACGCGGCATCGGGCCAGCGTGGCGTGGGCGGCACGCCAGACCGGCCGGCCCCGGCCGGTGCGGGCGGTAACAGGGGGTGGCGGTGATGGCGCGGACCTGGCTGGTCTTCCGCAACGAGTTGCGGCTCCACTTCCGCACTCCGGCCACCTGGCTCATCTACCTGGCCTGGCACGGGGCCCTCGGCTACTATCTGTGGAGTGCGACCACCTCGCCCAGCCGGCTGCCCTGGGCTTTCGCCTATGGCATGTGGCCCATCTTCAGCAGCCTGCTGGTGGTGCTCTTCGTGGCCGCCGCCGGTCGGGACAGGGCGGAGCGGAGCCAGGAGCTGATCGATGCCCTCCCTCACCGCACGCACCACCTGGTGGTGGGGAGGTGGCTGGCGGGCTGGGCTGCCTTCGCCCCCCTGGCCCTGGAGATGCTTGTGCTACAGGCCATCCTCCTGGGCCGGGCCGGCCTTCCCGGAACGTTGTGGTTCCGCGATGCGCCTTACCTGGCCCTGGAGTATCTCGGTCCCCTCCTGCTGGCGGCGGGATGGGGGACCGGGACCTGGGTCCTCCTGCGGGGGAGCCGGCTGGCCTATCCGCTGGCAGCCGCCGTGTGGATAGCCCTGGTGGAGCCACCTCCCGTCGCGGCCGTAAGGCAGGCGGCGCCCAGGCTGCTGGGCTGGATCCCGGACACGCTGGACTGGCTGTGCACTCCCCTCACCGTAGCGCGGCCGGTGTTCTCCTTTTCGGACCTCTGGGGGACCGCCCCCGAGGGTACGCTGGTGATGCTCCACCACCTGGCCTTCGCCGCCCTGGGGCTGGCCCTGGTGGTGGGCGCGGTGCTGCTGTGCGGCCGTGCCCGGGAAAACCGTGCCTACGCGAAGGCGGCTGCACTGGTGCTGGTGGTGACGCTGCTCTGCACCTCGGGGATGGCGGGGCTGGTGCTGGCCGGAGCCGGGCGGAACCTGGCCGCCTATCGCGACCACGCAACGGCACAGGTCGGCGGCACCGCCACTGACGGCGAGGCGGCAGCGGCGGGTGCACGGGGTGTAAGCATCGAGAGATACCGCCTGACCGGGGCCCTGCACGGGGATGGCCTGCTCGAGGTCCAGGCCACCTGCTGGGTGCGCAACGGCGGTACGGAGGCGGTGAGCGCCGTTCCCCTGGCCCTGGACCAGCACTTTGCCGTCGATGCTCCCCATGCGGGGGCGGGCTGGATGCTGCGCCGGCAGGGGGATGTCCTCGACATCCTGCTCGACCGGCCCCTGGCCCCCGGCGAAGAGCGGGCGTTGAGCATCGGCTACCGGGGACGCATCGAAGAGTGGTGGCCCTACCTGAACTTGGGATTCTACCGGCTGGCGGTGGTGACGCCCCGGGAAGTGTGGCTGCCCGGCGTGTTTGCCTGGTATCCCCGCCTGCGCGGGGCAGATCAGGCTTTCGAGCGTATCGTCATGGGTAACCCCGACTACGGGCAGGCCTACCTGATGTACTGCGGGTACGGCCAGCCGGGAGCCTGGTTCGACGTGGAGATGGCGGTACCGCCCGGCGTGCGGGTGGGTATGAGCCTGCCCGAGGTGAATCAGGGGCAGCACGGGAGCGGGGAACGTGCGGAAGGGCACGGCTGGGCCCCAGCTGGGCTGAGCGTGCTGGGCAGCCCCTGGCTGGACCGGGTTACGGCACCGGGCCTGCAGATCTTCTGCGCGCTGCCCGGCCGGCCGCTGGCCGAGGGGTTCCTGCCGGTCCTGGGGGCGGCGGTGGAGTCCTTCCGGAAGTGGGTGCCGGCGGGTCTTCCTGACCCTCTCACCGTCATGGTCATCCCGCGCTATCGCGGGCCCCACCCGGGTGGTGTGATCCTGATTGACGAGACCTCCCTGGCCGGTGCCGCGCACACGCTGGCACATGGGGGAACCGGCGCCTACGCCTCCGATGCCCCCGCCCTCACCGCCCTCCGGCACGTGGTGCCCGCCTGGTGGCCGCCGCTCACCGGTTTCTGGGCCCCCGAGTCCCGCCCGGCCGGGCAGGTGAGGACCGCCGCCACCGCCTTCGTGGCCCGCCACTTCCTGGAGGAGGCTGCCGCCCGCAGTTGGGTGCCCGGGGGCGAAGGGGGACCGGCGGGC
This genomic interval from Bacillota bacterium contains the following:
- a CDS encoding ABC transporter ATP-binding protein — its product is MAGTGMARSTGGAAGSAACGGVAAGHRVAARDGGSGDGLRVVTQGLIRRYPRGVVALDSVDLEIGEGLFGLLGPNGAGKTTLMRILATLLPPTAGRARVGPYDVRRDQHEIRRILGYLPQEFGLYRRLTVAEVLEYVAGLKGIAPACRRAEVGRVVEVTRLGDVRRRAVGALSGGMKRRLGIAQALLGNPRLLIVDEPTAGLDPEERIRFRNLLSELGRGRVVILSTHVVADVESIALRVGVLNRGRLVFLGDPDGLRRVAGGLVWELWVPDERIDRISRPPRGLHPISTRMMPGGAEVRLLSRESPWGEGRPVEPTLEDGYVALVSGFAGDAASGQRGVGGTPDRPAPAGAGGNRGWR